The Coregonus clupeaformis isolate EN_2021a chromosome 18, ASM2061545v1, whole genome shotgun sequence genome has a segment encoding these proteins:
- the snapc4 gene encoding snRNA-activating protein complex subunit 4 translates to MSSDDHLAQREKLERQILALERTLGPESNSIELSSDSCSSDDGSDDNASQPEDLGPPGNLEAERERIQREIEELERTLGPGASNAEILSDEDCQGSETESSKEDSAEELDLPQNADTCLQMNLVYQEVLKEKLEELERLLSDNQQQQKEIMTQLSGTGTPQATTSGQPTLKLFLGSFLKPYFRDKVTCLGPPANPEAREKMSKRIRPTDNVKMKRWEGWQKTLLINAVIKDSRKRMIQPKLSKVEYLTQKMVKAENVEKQILRKQITEIEKDIEAISALKEDELLAGRYDDHDWQKISNIDFEGIREAEDIKSFWQNYLHPSINKASWKEDEIEMLKKVAVKYGHHNWDQIADKLGTNRTAFMCLQTYQRYICTDFRRRKWGGVEDEILRELVEKMRIGNYIPYTQISYFMEGRDSCQLMYRWTQVLDPTLKKGYWSKEEDEMLLRAVAKYGVGNWWKIRQDVPGRNDGQCRDRYVDVLIGNVKKGPFDEKEKAQLRRLVEKYGRKWSKIAAEIPNRIDCQVLQQWRRMTGYKPRPQRDKRKRALQRRRKTAAVRSIKSRLMRLDDDVHSSSDEEENVEMEFMDSDDEKKQQKFFDLSDQESDIIEDYTQPDIEQWIPMPEKEFEGLGKVRSMMVERPSKNTMQEQAATDSQAAARKFTMVRSTILDRFGKPAATVIGQNPPILAKKDYNSDLAMLKVCYGEVRNIIAWKKTNATKHPMYLSLQKNSGSMSGDQGTPHNSSRQKDSSAKSETCTTLNYSLQLAVTPWVGNVLIPPPLFSNKRREADMVRERAESIGLTNTPVFLFFLQVLRVDAEGCKQIIKMRNKQAVLMGHKSWEANQASLKKPKLRHGPRTVASMLNQKGKEQQNSQQQNSQLVMMIPQTFVIAQPVVQSIPHPAVPSTPTSRQQLMPSTLTQLGPSTPILPIPFTPGQPVPSTPSRPIPSTPGQPVPSTPSRPIPSTPGQPVPSTPSRPIPSTPGQPVPSTPILTIPSTPGQPVPSIPSRPIPSTPGQPVPSTPILPIPSTPGQPVPSTPSRPIPSTPGQPVPSTPSRPILPAPIQSSTTIDRVNEEANENHSGKKRIRKPTEKAQALKEAKNAAIAKKSVEESPKRKKARTRSPPKESIVVQPSNVVLSPPQTAWVLTPIGLVPISGIGIQMTPRNLPANAFAPACPSIIINQQVPLTLNAAAAQASPNMTYVCPCPSTPEDPSALMVSPASSIGQGTASPSVLTSLSTSTTFSNTAPRLTNPVNSVRITNPVMQTVATAGPQLNAVSPVLSVRMNTVISAPIRPQTGPPQALVLNVPPSSLPASFPQRGALRIVQLNPPKRVPPPRNPELIQFDPNLMFMEDPAQVREWLSGKRGVALPDLDVTLPYLPPFVSSLNTLSGLLKCKTTLAISAMLVLPPEEKENQEEQQQVAAVRRFVAERFSHNPGYLLLKARFLSCFTMPALLATINPVKLSKSPTPDHSDVEEEPFRNRPGEQTDTGYEQPTTLQAPLLSTDGTGPPATFFSGITTRNKSRYLNTDTE, encoded by the exons ATGTCCTCGGATGACCATCTTGCACAGAGGGAGAAACTCGAACGCCAAATTCTGGCGCTCGAGCGCACCCTTGGTCCCGAAAGCAACTCAATTGAACTATCTTCAGACAGTTGTTCATCTG ATGATGGATCAGACGACAATGCATCTCAACCAGAAGATTTG GGTCCTCCGGGGAACCTGGAGGCAGAGCGGGAGCgaatacagagagagattgaagagTTGGAGCGCACTCTTGGCCCAGGTGCATCTAATGCTGAGATTCTGTCAG ATGAGGATTGCCAAGGAAGTGAAACAGAATCG AGCAAAGAGGACAGTGCTGAGGAGCTGGACCTACCCCAGAACGCAGATACATGTCTGCAAATGAACCTTGTTTATCAGGAAGTGTTGAAAGAGAAATTAGAGGAGCTGGAGCGACTATTATCAGACAATCAACAGCAACAA AAAGAGATTATGACTCAGCTGTCTGGCACAGGAACTCCCCAGGCTACCACATCTGGACAACCCACACTGAAGCTTTTCTTGGGGAGCTTTCTGAAGCCCTATTTCAGAGATAAAGTCACATGTCTG GGCCCACCTGCTAATCCAGAAGCCAGGGAGAAGATGAGTAAAAGGATCAGACCTACTGACAACGTCAAGATGAAAAGAT GGGAAGGGTGGCAGAAGACTCTGCTGATAAATGCTGTCATCAAAGACAGCAGGAAACGCATGATACAGCCCAAGCTGTCCAA GGTAGAATACCTTACACAGAAAATGGTCAAAGCTGAAAACGTGGAAAAGCAAATCCTGCGGAAACAAATCACTGAAATTGAAAAGGACATTGAGGCCATCAG TGCATTGAAGGAGGATGAGCTGCTGGCTGGCCGCTATGATGACCATGACTGGCAAAAGATTTCCAATATTGAT TTTGAAGGCATCCGTGAAGCTGAGGACATAAAAAGCTTTTGGCAGAACTACCTGCATCCCTCCATTAACAAAGCCAGTTGGAAGGAAGACGAAATTGAGATGCTCAAGAAAGTCGCTGTAAAATATGGACACCACAACTGGGATCAGATTGCTGATAAACTTGGG ACCAACAGGACAGCCTTCATGTGTCTCCAGACGTACCAGCGCTACATCTGCACCGACTTCAGGAGGAGGAAGTGGGGCGGCGTGGAGGACGAGATCCTCAGAGAGCTGGTTGAGAAGATGCGTATCGGGAACTACATTCCTTACACCCAGA TCTCCTATTTCATGGAGGGCCGGGATTCATGCCAGCTGATGTATCGGTGGACTCAGGTTCTGGACCCCACCCTCAAAAAAGGCTATTGGTCTAAAGAAGAAGATGAG ATGCTACTGAGAGCAGTGGCTAAATACGGGGTGGGGAACTGGTGGAAAATCCGTCAGGATGTGCCTGGCAGAAATGATGGCCAGTGTAGGGACAG GTATGTGGACGTCCTGATTGGGAACGTGAAGAAGGGGCCCTTTGACGAGAAGGAAAAGGCACAGCTCAGACGATTGGTGGAGAAATATGGAC GTAAATGGTCTAAGATAGCTGCCGAGATCCCCAACAGAATTGACTGCCAGGTCCTTCAACAGTGGAGGCGAATGACAGGGTACAAG CCCAGACCTCAGAGGGACAAAAGGAAAAGAGCATTGcagagaaggagaaagacagCGGCTGTGAGGAGCATCAAGAGTAGGCTGATGAGGCTAGACGATGATGTGCACTCGAGCTCCGATGAGGAGGAGAACGTTGAGATGGAGTTTATGGACAGTGACGACGAGAAGAAACAGCAGAAGTTCTTTGATCTGTCTGATCAGGAAAGTGACATTATCGAAGACTACACCCAACCAGACATAGAGCAATGGATCCCCATGCCAGAGAAGGAGTTTGAAGGGCTGGGGAAGGTGAGGAGCATGATGGTTGAACGGCCCAGCAAGAATACAATGCAAGAGCAGGCAGCGACGGACAGCCAGGCCGCAGCACGCAAGTTCACAATGGTACGCTCCACCATCCTGGACCGCTTTGGCAAGCCTGCTGCCACTGTCATTGGACAAAACCCCCCAATCCTAGCAAAGAAG GATTATAACAGTGACCTGGCCATGCTCAAGGTGTGCTACGGAGAGGTGAGAAACATAATCGCTTGGAAGAAAACCAATGCCACAAAACAC CCCATGTATTTGTCTCTGCAGAAAAACAGTGGGTCTATGAGCGGTGACCAGGGGACGCCCCACAATTCCTCAAGGCAAAAGGACTCCTCTGCCAAAAGTGAAACCTGCACCACTCTTAACTATTCCCTTCAGTTGGCAGTCACTCCCTGGGTGGGCAATGTGCTTATACCGCCACCACTCTTTTCAAACAAGCGCCGTGAAG CGGACATGGtgcgagagagagcagagagcattGGACTCACCAATACCCCAGTGTTCTTGTTCTTTCTGCAG GTCCTCCGTGTAGATGCAGAAGGCTGTAAGCAGATAATTAAAATGCGTAACAAACAA GCTGTACTCATGGGACACAAATCTTGGGAAGCGAATCAGG CTTCATTGAAAAAACCAAAGCTACGCCATGGTCCCAGAACAGTGGCCAGTATGCTGAACCAGAAGGGAAAGGAGCAGCAGAACAGTCAGCAGCAGAACAGTCAACTTGTGATGATGATTCCTCAGACCTTTGTCATTGCACAGCCTGTAGTACAGTCCATCCCACATCCTGCGGTCCCCTCCACTCCAACTTCCAGACAACAACTCATGCCTTCCACACTTACCCAACTTGGACCCTCTACCCCCATCCTACCCATACCCTTCACACCTGGTCAACCTGTACCCTCTACCCCCAGCCGACCTATACCCTCCACACCTGGTCAACCTGTACCCTCTACCCCCAGCCGACCTATACCCTCCACACCTGGTCAACCTGTACCCTCTACCCCCAGCCGACCTATACCCTCCACACCTGGTCAACCTGTACCCTCTACCCCCATCCTAACCATACCCTCCACACCTGGTCAACCTGTACCCTCTATCCCCAGCCGACCTATACCCTCCACACCTGGTCAACCTGTACCCTCTACCCCCATCCTACCCATACCCTCCACACCTGGTCAACCTGTACCCTCTACCCCCAGCCGACCTATACCCTCCACACCTGGTCAACCTGTACCCTCTACCCCCAGCCGACCTATACTCCCTGCTCCCATCCAATCCTCAACTACAATAGACAGGGTGAATGAGGAGGCAAATGAGAATCATTCAGGAAAAAAACGCATTCGCAAACCTACTGAGAAAGCACAGGCCCTCAAGGAGGCCAAGAATGCTGCAATTGCTAAAAAGTCAGTGGAAGAGTCGCCCAAACGCAAGAAAGCCCGTACGCGAAGTCCTCCCAAAGAGAGCATAGTTGTCCAACCTTCTAACGTGGTTCTGTCCCCTCCACAAACTGCCTGGGTCCTGACGCCCATTGGACTTGTGCCAATCAGTGGCATTGGCATCCAGATGACACCTCGGAATCTACCAGCAAATGCTTTTGCACCTGCTTGTCCATCTATTATTATCAACCAGCAAGTACCTCTAACACTAAATGCTGCTGCAGCACAGGCCTCTCCCAATATGACCTATGTCTGCCCATGTCCCTCTACCCCTGAAGACCCATCTGCCCTCATGGTATCTCCTGCCTCATCCATAGGACAGGGAACTGCCTCCCCATCTGTGttaacctctctctccacctccactaCCTTCAGCAACACTGCTCCAAGACTGACCAACCCAGTGAACAGCGTGAGAATAACTAACCCAGTCATGCAGACTGTGGCAACCGCTGGTCCTCAGCTCAATGCAGTTtcacctgttctctctgttcgCATGAACACTGTCATCTCGGCTCCCATTAGACCACAGACTGGACCTCCGCAGGCTTTAGTCCTCAACGTCCCTCCAAGCTCCCTTCCAGCCTCATTCCCACAGAGGGGAGCCCTCCGAATCGTGCAGCTTAACCCCCCTAAACGTGTCCCTCCACCCCGCAATCCGGAGCTAATACAGTTTGATCCCAACCTGATGTTCATGGAGGACCCGGCACAAGTGAGAGAGTGGTTGAGCGGCAAGCGAGGAGTTGCGCTTCCGGATTTGGATGTCACTCTGCCCTACCTACCCCCCTTTGTCAGTAGCCTTAATACCCTGTCGGGCCTCCTGAAATGTAAAACGACTTTGGCAATTAGTGCAATGCTGGTCCTGCCTCCAGAGGAGAAAGAGAACCAGGAAGAGCAGCAGCAGGTAGCTGCAGTGCGGAGATTTGTAGCAGAGCGCTTCAGCCATAACCCAGGCTATCTGCTCCTGAAGGCTCGCTTCTTGTCCTGTTTCACCATGCCTGCTCTTCTGGCTACTATCAATCCAGTCAAACTCTCCAAGTCCCCCACGCCGGACCACAGTGATGTGGAGGAGGAACCTTTCAGAAACCGTCCAGGGGAGCAGACAGATACTGGGTATGAACAGCCAACAACACTCCAG GCCCCTCTGCTAAGCACTGACGGAACAGGACCTCCTGCCACCTTCTTCTCTGGAATCACCACAAGAAATAAAAGCCGCTACCTCAACACGGACACAGAGTAA